AgctatacacatttttttttataaatagtacCAGAAATTCTGATCCATGagaatacttttataatttcatttataccCTTAGGTAGAACATCatgaaataatcgataatttttaatatctttaatactGATTTCTTCTTGAACtccaaaagaatatttttcacccAGAGATTTTCCAGATAAAAATCTAGCACATAAATTCAACTGGTGTTTTATTGCCAGAGTCAAAGGCAAGTTTCTGCGAGAATTTGTAACATGGGCTGCTTGTTTAAGAGGTCTGTGTTTAGCTTCCCATCGAAGACAACAGATAAACCATAAGAGACCAACTCTATGCATGATTTCAGGATAATGAAGCATGTAATGATGCTTAGGTTTGAATGTAACTTGGGgaaagatatatttcatgATGTTCTGAAATAAGGGTACTCAGATAACTAAGTGATTGAAAGTTTACATAAGATGTTGTAACTATCTACAATggattttagttttaaataaagagaCCAACTTTCAGTATCTTCAGGAACTAAATCACCTAACATTAATCCAATATATCTGACGAAACACAACATTTCTGAGGCAGAGAATTTAAGTTTACCAGTTATAAGATgctcttttttaatttgtggTACTGCATTACTTGACTCTACTGGAccataatcaaaataaattatacggttattcaaagtttctagagaaaagtattttttctcATGTATTAAATCAAAAAGGGCTAAGTCATAACCACACACTCCCTCTAAAAGATCATGCATAATATCAAAACTAATGCcttgtataaaagaaaagctGGGAATAGCTTCCCAAACGCATTTTTCCTTTATTCCAGTCATGTTAAGATTTTGTAACAAAACATCTTCAGCATAATTCTGTATTGtccttaatttatttgtatcaaGAGTAATTAAAGATACAATATCATTCCTATGATGCTTGCACATTCTGCATGGATAGTTTGCATTGAAGCTCTCAGATAGGCCACAAATAGAGTGAATCCTCAAGTTATCACCCAGCAAGAGAcacaaactaaaataaatttgtttctcttctgagttagtttttataattaacccatttttttctaaatgtattaaatctcGAATTACTGGTTTAAATAAGTTCATATTTCCatgtattttacattcaaaaagaaataaagaagccaaaaatatattatcaagttTTGAAGCATAACCTTGAGGTACACAagcaatattgtaataaagtgCTCCTAATTTGTGGTGCCCAGCATGAGAGCCTGTGATATTATCTGGATCcatattatcaaagaaaaaaagaagtggAAGCACTGTTTTACCGTAGAAATGTTTGGCTACTTTTTCTTTCCACATCTTTCCTTGTACAACATTTGAAA
This Anoplolepis gracilipes chromosome 12, ASM4749672v1, whole genome shotgun sequence DNA region includes the following protein-coding sequences:
- the LOC140671729 gene encoding uncharacterized protein encodes the protein MSDTNMHILESNTSESNFISVFDVKKALVDSTLVFVSKLYASDTLNRAHVQEIVDATSELLSSGYLNILKNKVFKMLSKFDYNNEDLRELSLMFNACDNIFSGLYSDYERLETLKESEFYTAPITYVIGSHYRPRKQENKTVMSHELDTGQYVPIKEVLKRFLELSGCFDAITSNLEHLSQKDEPFSNVVQGKMWKEKVAKHFYGKTVLPLLFFFDNMDPDNITGSHAGHHKLGALYYNIACVPQGYASKLDNIFLASLFLFECKIHGNMNLFKPVIRDLIHLEKNGLIIKTNSEEKQIYFSLCLLLGDNLRIHSICGLSESFNANYPCRMCKHHRNDIVSLITLDTNKLRTIQNYAEDVLLQNLNMTGIKEKCVWEAIPSFSFIQGISFDIMHDLLEGVCGYDLALFDLIHEKKYFSLETLNNRIIYFDYGPVESSNAVPQIKKEHLITGKLKFSASEMLCFVRYIGLMLGDLVPEDTESWSLYLKLKSIVDSYNILCKLSIT